In Methanothermococcus thermolithotrophicus DSM 2095, one DNA window encodes the following:
- the csm5 gene encoding type III-A CRISPR-associated RAMP protein Csm5, with product MNIFEQNNSTKKTLKITTLSHLNIGCGDFYTNLDYYIEGSKAKIIDMGRLLESLDDANKIDELVKLIKSNMGNNRMEIGVKEAYESINIYPDKFILKEIDCKIKEDASVQIKKFINQNGKYYVPGSSLKGAIRTAYIFDYYDKNIDKLVSILKDRGIYNNKKGSAVVENAIGKIKDDFFKYLLITDSDFIDSNNFEFIETRRYNIEYKRKNKSNIYGNKECKEALKKGSEFTIELTIKKGFPNNFEEIKNMCNNLTRTIIQFEMKNRYLPQGLKDFYKNKILNDLNNNNAFYLLLGSGSGFLSKTIYLLLWKHNKDLNLIKRILPLKKGKDKRTGKFLVQPVNDYIEFPRTRVIDSKKEIPMGWIKIEGIK from the coding sequence ATGAATATATTTGAACAAAATAACTCCACTAAAAAAACTTTAAAGATTACTACATTATCTCATTTAAACATAGGATGTGGGGATTTTTATACCAATTTGGATTATTATATTGAAGGTAGTAAGGCAAAAATAATCGATATGGGAAGGTTATTGGAAAGTTTAGATGACGCAAATAAAATAGATGAGTTGGTAAAATTAATAAAATCTAACATGGGGAACAATAGAATGGAAATTGGCGTAAAAGAGGCCTATGAAAGTATAAATATATATCCTGATAAGTTCATTTTAAAAGAAATTGACTGCAAAATTAAAGAAGATGCAAGTGTGCAGATTAAAAAATTCATAAATCAGAATGGAAAATACTACGTTCCTGGGAGCTCACTAAAGGGGGCCATAAGAACAGCATATATTTTTGATTATTATGATAAAAATATTGATAAATTAGTTAGTATTTTAAAAGATAGAGGAATATACAACAATAAAAAAGGAAGTGCTGTTGTAGAGAATGCCATAGGTAAAATTAAAGATGATTTCTTTAAATATTTGTTAATTACCGACAGCGATTTTATAGATTCCAATAATTTCGAATTTATCGAAACAAGAAGATACAATATAGAATATAAAAGAAAAAATAAATCAAATATATACGGAAATAAGGAATGTAAGGAAGCATTGAAAAAAGGTTCTGAATTTACCATTGAATTAACAATAAAAAAAGGTTTTCCAAACAATTTTGAAGAAATAAAAAACATGTGTAACAATCTTACAAGAACGATTATTCAATTTGAAATGAAAAATAGGTATTTACCACAGGGTTTAAAGGATTTTTATAAAAACAAAATTTTAAATGACTTAAACAATAACAATGCATTTTATTTATTATTAGGTTCTGGAAGCGGATTTTTGTCTAAAACCATTTATTTATTATTATGGAAGCATAACAAGGATTTAAATTTAATAAAAAGAATACTCCCGCTGAAAAAAGGGAAAGATAAAAGGACAGGTAAATTCTTAGTTCAGCCTGTAAACGACTATATAGAATTCCCACGAACGCGTGTAATTGATTCTAAAAAAGAAATACCTATGGGATGGATAAAAATTGAAGGGATAAAATGA
- the csm4 gene encoding type III-A CRISPR-associated RAMP protein Csm4 — MHIVKLIPNKNSKYHFGEGDLSESSVVFHSNSLFSAMVNNFIKLYGVDEFNKYGEEIKKLKISSLFPAIYKFKNKNGSEIEDEILFIPKPMVMLGFDKDTQEDIEEKPKDFKKIKFISIGALKKHNEKTLKKITIGKEYLITEDEKKKFGYNKPENMNLFKNIIEQKVSIDRIKGITLEDSEKGQLYAIEFIKPLRKDDKIVGFYFLADFNDIDGELVKKIRASIRLMKDEGLGGKRSIGAGIFKDIIIDEFNEDLSIDNKLLGKNYQQKNKTYISKEKNAVLSITIPKENEFENFNSYQLIKIGGYIYSSSNMEHITKLKKNVYALTEGSICEKSVEGQVLDLKPDTVEHEIVLNGRPILIPIVSYELDKGGIYEYI, encoded by the coding sequence CAACAGTTTATTTTCTGCAATGGTTAATAACTTTATTAAGCTATATGGGGTTGATGAATTTAATAAATATGGGGAAGAAATAAAAAAATTAAAAATATCTTCGTTATTTCCTGCAATATATAAATTTAAAAATAAAAATGGTTCAGAAATTGAAGATGAGATATTATTTATCCCTAAACCTATGGTAATGCTCGGGTTTGATAAAGATACACAGGAGGATATTGAAGAAAAACCAAAGGATTTCAAAAAAATCAAATTCATTTCAATAGGGGCTCTTAAAAAACATAACGAAAAGACATTGAAAAAGATAACGATAGGAAAAGAATATTTAATAACCGAGGATGAAAAAAAGAAGTTCGGTTATAATAAACCTGAAAATATGAATTTGTTTAAAAATATAATAGAGCAAAAGGTTTCAATTGATAGAATAAAAGGGATTACATTGGAAGATAGTGAAAAAGGGCAATTATATGCCATTGAATTTATAAAACCACTTAGAAAAGATGATAAGATAGTGGGATTTTACTTTTTAGCTGATTTTAATGACATTGACGGGGAATTAGTAAAAAAAATCAGGGCGTCAATACGGTTAATGAAAGACGAAGGATTGGGAGGAAAACGAAGTATTGGAGCAGGAATTTTTAAAGACATAATTATAGATGAATTTAACGAGGATTTAAGCATAGATAATAAATTATTGGGTAAGAACTATCAACAAAAAAACAAAACATACATTTCAAAAGAAAAGAATGCGGTATTATCAATAACTATTCCAAAAGAAAATGAATTTGAAAACTTTAACAGTTATCAGTTAATTAAAATAGGTGGATATATTTATTCGTCATCAAATATGGAACATATTACAAAACTAAAAAAGAATGTTTATGCATTGACGGAAGGTTCAATATGTGAAAAATCAGTTGAAGGGCAAGTTTTAGATTTAAAACCGGATACTGTTGAACATGAAATTGTATTGAACGGACGACCTATTTTAATTCCAATAGTATCTTATGAATTGGACAAGGGGGGAATTTATGAATATATTTGA